One Ochotona princeps isolate mOchPri1 chromosome 7, mOchPri1.hap1, whole genome shotgun sequence genomic window carries:
- the LOC118759008 gene encoding non-histone chromosomal protein HMG-14-like yields MEQAGIEQIPGWDVDVLGGTPPQALPAAKKPKRKVSSAEGAAKEPKRRSARLSAKPAPANVDVKPKKAAGKEKSSDKKVQTKGWGGAKGKQAELANQETEEVPSDTKNEESPASDGARAEKEAKSE; encoded by the exons atggagcaagcagGAATTGAGCAGATACCTGGCTGGGATGTTGATGTTCTTGGTG GCACCCCGCCACAGGCGCTTCCCGCCGCCAAGAAGCCCAAGAGGAAGGTCAGCTCTGCTGAAGGGGCGGCCAAGGAGCCTAAGAGGAGATCGGCCAGATTGTCAGCTAAACCGGCTCCTGCAAATGTGGACGTGAAGCCCAAGAAGGCAGCTGGCAAGG aaaagtcgtcaGACAAGAAGGTGCAGAccaagggctggggaggggcaaaGGGCAAGCAGGCCGAGCTGGCCAACCAGGAAACGGAAGAAGTGCCCTCGGACACTAAAAACGAAGAGAGTCCCGCCTCTGACGGAGCCAGAGCCGAGAAGGAAGCCAAGTCCGAATAA